The window TTCATCCAAGACTTAGTATTTCCTAGCACCACGACGATAGGTTCTCGAGTTGACAAAAGTTTCCCTCATTTTAAAGAGATTCGATGGGATAACTAGGAACAGAAAGAAACATGAGAGTAACATGAAACAGCTGTGCAGAGATACTGTCCGTCTGACAGAAGCCGCTGTCCAAAATCAATGTTCTCGCACTTGCGCCATATCATTTACTGCAAGTTCGCGAACCTTCCTCTACCCACTCAAAATCGACCATCGAGCTATCCCAAACGCATTCTTCCCTGTTTCCCTTCCCCCTCTATTTGGCTTCTTGATAGGTGAGGTATAAATACTGCTGGATCTTGATATATTAAAAATGAAGGAGAGCAATAAAATCTCGTTAGTCAAATCAGATCAAGTAGATGAAATCGACTACAGTGAGACATCGAGATTGATTTATGGAACCGCTTTCAGGGGATTTGGAGAAGAGTCAGCCCTCCACATCGCAATGGTTCAAAGCAAATAGGCACCAGATGCATCTTTATCAAGATTCCAAAATACTCTCAAGATTTCACAATCGCCTTGGCGCAGCCAAGACTCCCACACGCATGGACCATCTCGTGCCGTGCAGTTCACTCGCATCGTTCGTCCCCCCACCATTCGACCCCAGCTATCTATTTTCTATCACTCTCGCTCCCCTCTCTACTTCCGCATCATCGCCATCCAATCATCCTTTCCAAAACCATCGCAACCGAAATTTCCTGACCTGGTACCGCACACGAATATTCGTGTTTCACATTATGTGCCACAAAGATTGCTCGATAATGGAGAACGATGGCGACAACAATACCTAGATGCCAGATCTGTATTTTTTTAAATTTTTTTTTGAGGAGTAGAGAgtggaaagaagggaagaaagtCGTGTGAGGAATGCAAATATGGAGGTGCAACGCAATTGTCGTTATCAAAGGAATGGAAAACAAGATGGACGGTTCGAAGAAAAGTCAAGTTCCGTCAGCATCTGCCCATTCCACTCGTACTGTCAGCCAGATAAAGTAACGCACCTGATGACTAGAACCCCATGTATCAAACTTGCCAGGCCATTTGCACTCCGGGAAATGGAACGCATAGAACAGAAGGCCTACCACATATGCTGCGACGGATACCATGAACGGGGCTGTACATTCCAAACAAGAGTGCCGGCGATATCGGGTAAATGGGTAACGGAATCGAATCGGATAGGGTTGGAGTGAAGAAGTGACGATACAGTGGAGGATGGCGGGTGGCCGTGCACCATGTAAAGGTAGATAAAATAATTTTCCATGTCGAAAGCCAAAGTGTTGCAAGGCGTAAAATCGTCCAAAACacaaaaaagaaaaaatCAGATTGAGGAATAACACATGCCAAACGTCAGTCATCTATTCCGCACGTCGTGAAATAGCAGAGGAGGGGAGAGAGAGATGAaaggaggtggaggaagggggaaagaggagggaagagcAGGAACGTACCGACAAAAGCCGACGCTTTATGCCACCCATACTGTCCAAACATGTGTACCATTGGCGCAAACATCGCGAAACAcaggaaaaggaagaacgATATTCGCAGATGCTGAATAAATACAAAATCAGGCGTCAGCAACGCACAAAAAGGAATCCCTAAACCCCTCCCactctcttcctttgcGATTAAATCGGATCTCTTCAACCAAACCCCTTGAACATCTCtgaaaaaaaggaagaaaactCACTTTATTCCGCCTCTCATTGAACCACCTCTGAAAAGGCAGATAGGACCCTAATGCTCCGCATAGCATGTTGGTCGTACAGTAAAACAGTGTTAATTTCGGCTTGCAGTAGAAGCCGTTGTAAACGACGGTGCCGAAGGATGCTGCTATGAGCCCTGTTACATTTGATCGAATACCAGAGGGGGTAgtgaaggaagaagggatagagcgaagaaggaaagggaagggagagaCGGAGATGAAAATTGTTACGAGAGTCGTGCGCCGACGGAGGGAGAAAGTAGGAACCGAATCATGGTATGAAAGCAGGAGGGGAGGAGATAGGGAGGAAAGGTGAGAGTGGGAGTGGGAGGAAAGATACGAAGGTGCATCATTCGTCAGCTTACCCGCTGGCATGTAGAATGAAATGAGTGCCAAATAAATGGGGAACGTACATGATATACCGATATCTATCCATAAGCGGGAGGAAATAAGGATGAAACAATCGCAGTGTCAGCATCTGTCAAGTCATCTTTATCCCTATCGCGACCCATTACATCTTCCTCCAGTCTTTCCCCCCTCACCCATTCCATCCCCTATCCGCCTCTTACCTGACTTTTCCGAGCCTCAAAGCCTCAAGACATCCCACCATTCAATTAGAACCAAAAGACCCAGAGAACTCACAATCCACACAAGCCCCCCACTCAAACCACTTTCGACTCGCGCACCCGCTCAACACATGCCACCCGGCGGAAGAACTGAGGCAGGAAATAGCAGCAACGAGGTATGCGACTACCACTGCAGTGTCGAGTGGGTGAGCCTCGGGGAGGGGAGTGTTGTATATAATAAACtgttgtttttgttgtttttgttgttttgGCATGTTTCAGTTGGTTGGAGCGCGACGGGGGAGGAAGTGAAGGAGGTAAGGGGACGTTTGAGCAGGGCAGAGGAGGCGGATTTGTGAAAAAGAGAGATGATAGGTAAGGATCAGACAGGATGGACACGAAGGCGGACAAAAAGATACAAAGAGTCAGCGAAATGAACCTCATTTCAAGGAGGAAACCGGAGATGCTCACGGGTATACAAGCGAATATGAAAAGCGTCGGAATCAGATGCGAATGTATATTCACTATAGTCCGTCAAAAGAACAGCGAGGCGTTAATATGTTTACTACATTTTAATTATAGGTAATAGATGGGCGAAATCCGCcaggaagaaggcgaaggGAGAGGGcgaaggagagggaaggggaagaaagaaaagggaatAGAAGAACGAACCAGTTTCGTTGTGCATCGCAAAAGCAGACTTGATAAGCGGCACAGGGCCTGTCTTGAGATGTAATGGTATGAATCGGCTATTTCAAAGCGAGCGGTGCAGGTCAGCATATGACTATGTCGCTCACCAAAACCTAATGGTGCGGACAAAAACGTGGAAGGACAAGTGGGAAAAGAGGGACAGCACTCACTAGCCAGTGCGGATATGTTCATTATTCCTCCATATCGCAGGCAACTCGTCATACGTTATCAATTTTTTCCCATCCTCTGACCTTCTGAGCGCATCAGCGACCGAAGGATCTGTCGTCGTTCCCACAGCAATCAGACCTGATTTAAGATCTGCCGCCAAGTACGGCGTGCTGATAAactcttcctcgtccttGCCCACTTCCTCCGTCACTTCGTACTCCACATCACCGTCTTCATCTCTGCCCTCATCCCCATCCTCACGATCACTCCGAACCCCAATTCCCATCTTAACTGGCTCCGAAACAGCCTTCCCCTGAGTAGAGTCGACCAACGACCCAAATGCATAGCTCTGCGACCTCTCCATCTTTGCCCTCTTTACTGATGGCAACGACGCCGCCCCTACTGACTTCGACCTGACcgcccttcttcttgcaAGTGCTCGGGTTGAGGCAGGGGTACGGTTGGGGAAAAGGTATTCTGGTTCTTCATCTTCtatcatctccatctcaGAGTAGTCGCTATCATTGTCTTGCTTGCGTTTTCCTTTGCCGGATCGACCAAGAGATGCTGATCGTGCCCGCCTGTGTCCATATTCCCTTGGTCTCCACCCATCCCCATCTTCCTGCTCCTCCCATCCTAATTTTTCCCACCCTGCCCAATCCTCTGAAGGCAACAACGCGTGAACCATGTCCACCACCCTCTTTCTTGCCCCCTCAACCGCCCCACTCTCAAAATCTATCACCGCTGCAAGCTCATCCTTGATTTTCGCCTTATCGAGCGGAGAAAGCAGCCCGGGGTCGACGATGGAGAGACGCGAGGGGAGGGAGCGAAGCCATTCCCGATTAGGTATAGATAGCGGCATGTGTGCAGATAATGAAGGAAGGTAATTGGAAGCTTCTTCGCGAAGGGCGGAGAGGTGATTAAGGAGATTGACATAGCTGTCTTGTGTGGATGAAGCATCTGTAGTGGCGTCTTTGTGGGCTTTGGTATTGACATTGGGACTACCATTACTACTGGCGTTGGTGGTGGCATTACGCTGTCGAACCTCggaagttgaagaaggcCCAGCAAGAGCAGACGAATAGCCATGATACGAATCTTCATCATTACTCTCCGTCGACGTGGTCCAATCCTCCGCTGACATAGAAGGCGATAATGAGACTGATCGCCACCTTGTCCTGCCCCTACCATTCCCACCACCATGTAGGGCCCCTCCAATTTCGGAAAGATCATCTCCTAGTTTACGGCGGAGAGCGGTCTCGAGTTCCCCGAGATATCCGAGAAGTGCAGCGCGGAGGTGAGGAATATTGGGGATATTGGGGCGAAAAGTGGGGATAGAGAGCGGCTGGGACATACGCCGGCGCCATGGACTTTGGTCTTGTGGTTCTTGCGTACCTTGAGGATGTTCTGACCCCATTTTGGAACGGGTTTTGTTGAATATCAAACGTCGCCAAAAGAAAAATACTTATACGGGGATTGTATTACGTCGGCCCTTTGATTCTGCCAAAAGATCGTTGCTGTGGGGACCTGTGTCGATTCGGTCGACTTAAAGAGACTTTTCGTGTGTTTTCTTAATGTTGGGTTATTTGAGAGTGAGAAGGGGGGAAAATAAGAGAGAATATAGGAATAAGCACAGTAAGATGGATATTCAATGCGACAAACGTGGATTtgccatcatctcctttcATGCTTAAAGCGCGCAGCAGTCACATCATATCGTCAAACTACTCATCTATGCATTCCATTTCACCAAGCACTCCTTGCCAGTGTCTCCCAAAGCCGCATACGAATCCTACATACATGTCGTGTGTTGCCTGATTCCGGTGGCTTGGAAAAGGGTGGAGCTTATTAGAATATGAATAACGTACTTAAAAACACGTGGCCTCCACGTGGCTCCTCaacgacgacgacgatgGGGAGAAGAAGTTTCTTGACTGTGACCTTGCACCGCAGAGCATAATAATGATAATAACGCTGATTCTAAAACTTTACGCCAGAGAAGACGTAGAGAGTCGGGTACTCCTGAGCAATAGAGGAAGAGAATAGAGAGCAAGAACGATACCTGGGACCTTTTGGTTTTTGAGGACCACGCAATGGTTCCCCGTGAAGACGAAAGTTGTAGGAGTGGAAGTAACGTATGAACCTGGTGTATGATTCTGTCTAACTGACAACAACAGAAGAAAAGCCATAAAAGAACAAACGGACAATAGGAGCCCGACCGCCTAAGTGGATGAAGGTTGGAAGAATATCTCAATCTCATTCCACGGAGTGGACCTCTTAGCTTCGTGCTCAATCTTTACACAACGCAAGGAAGATTCTCTAGTCGACCCCGTGACTAGCCtatcttctttctcctctgTTCTCCGCTTCACATGTCTTCATCGTAAAAGTCGAGTTTGGCACTGCGGGCCGGTGTACAAGGATCAAATTCGCCATCACAAGGTAGGATGTCAGACCAACTAGGTCTGACCATTCACGGTTTCCGGCCCGCTTCGCCAA of the Cryptococcus gattii WM276 chromosome H, complete sequence genome contains:
- a CDS encoding Endoplasmic reticulum protein, putative (Similar to SGTC gene model, INSD accession EAL17883.1), encoding MGSEHPQGTQEPQDQSPWRRRMSQPLSIPTFRPNIPNIPHLRAALLGYLGELETALRRKLGDDLSEIGGALHGGGNGRGRTRWRSVSLSPSMSAEDWTTSTESNDEDSYHGYSSALAGPSSTSEVRQRNATTNASSNGSPNVNTKAHKDATTDASSTQDSYVNLLNHLSALREEASNYLPSLSAHMPLSIPNREWLRSLPSRLSIVDPGLLSPLDKAKIKDELAAVIDFESGAVEGARKRVVDMVHALLPSEDWAGWEKLGWEEQEDGDGWRPREYGHRRARSASLGRSGKGKRKQDNDSDYSEMEMIEDEEPEYLFPNRTPASTRALARRRAVRSKSVGAASLPSVKRAKMERSQSYAFGSLVDSTQGKAVSEPVKMGIGVRSDREDGDEGRDEDGDVEYEVTEEVGKDEEEFISTPYLAADLKSGLIAVGTTTDPSVADALRRSEDGKKLITYDELPAIWRNNEHIRTGYRFIPLHLKTGPVPLIKSAFAMHNETVNIHSHLIPTLFIFACIPFIIYNTPLPEAHPLDTAVVVAYLVAAISCLSSSAGWHVLSGCASRKWFEWGACVDYIGISWLIAASFGTVVYNGFYCKPKLTLFYCTTNMLCGALGSYLPFQRWFNERRNKHLRISFFLFLCFAMFAPMVHMFGQYGWHKASAFVAPFMVSVAAYVVGLLFYAFHFPECKWPGKFDTWGSSHQIWHLGIVVAIVLHYRAIFVAHNVKHEYSCAVPGQEISVAMVLERMIGWR